The following coding sequences lie in one Flagellimonas eckloniae genomic window:
- a CDS encoding cytochrome c oxidase subunit II gives MTALLTLTVLVLVAIAIWQMTKIFELSQLKAESTEVATDSDNNYNGYLLFGFLIFIYGITIFSFAKYNKVLLPEASSAHGGDYDQLMWVSFAIIFFVQTITQALLHYFGYKYRGKKGQKALFFADNDRLEFIWTIIPVIVLAGLILWGLYSWTNIMDINDDDDPLIVELYAQQFNWSARYGGEDNVLGDASVRLIDIDRANVLGLDEADPNGADDIIVKELHLPVGRKVNFMMRSQDVLHSAYMPHFRAQMNCVPGMITQFSFTPTITTEEIRLNPDVIEKVKRTNAIRAKRAAAGEPNSDPWEYDYILLCNKICGKSHYNMQMKIIVETEEEYNKWIAEQATFKETLATVE, from the coding sequence ATGACTGCATTATTAACATTGACTGTTTTAGTACTGGTAGCAATCGCAATCTGGCAGATGACCAAGATTTTTGAATTGTCTCAACTGAAAGCAGAAAGTACGGAGGTAGCCACGGATTCAGATAATAACTACAATGGTTATTTGTTGTTCGGATTCCTGATTTTTATCTACGGAATAACCATATTTAGCTTTGCTAAGTACAACAAAGTACTTTTGCCAGAAGCATCTTCAGCCCATGGTGGTGACTATGATCAATTAATGTGGGTATCCTTTGCCATTATCTTTTTTGTGCAGACCATCACACAGGCATTGTTGCATTATTTTGGCTATAAATATCGTGGGAAAAAAGGTCAAAAAGCTCTGTTCTTTGCAGATAACGACCGGTTGGAGTTCATTTGGACCATTATTCCAGTTATAGTTTTGGCAGGTTTAATTCTATGGGGATTGTATTCGTGGACCAATATTATGGACATAAATGATGATGATGACCCACTTATTGTAGAACTATATGCACAACAATTTAATTGGTCTGCTCGCTACGGTGGAGAAGATAATGTTCTAGGTGATGCCAGCGTAAGATTAATTGATATTGATAGGGCAAACGTTCTTGGTTTGGACGAAGCTGACCCAAATGGAGCAGACGATATTATAGTGAAAGAATTGCATCTTCCGGTTGGACGAAAAGTTAACTTTATGATGCGTTCACAAGATGTATTGCATTCTGCATATATGCCACACTTTAGAGCGCAGATGAACTGTGTTCCTGGTATGATAACACAATTTTCATTCACACCAACAATAACAACAGAAGAAATTAGATTAAATCCTGATGTAATTGAGAAGGTTAAAAGGACCAATGCCATTAGAGCAAAGCGCGCCGCAGCGGGAGAACCAAATTCGGATCCATGGGAATATGATTACATTTTACTTTGTAACAAAATCTGTGGAAAATCGCACTATAACATGCAAATGAAAATTATAGTGGAAACAGAAGAGGAATATAATAAATGGATTGCCGAGCAAGCTACTTTTAAAGAAACGCTTGCAACAGTTGAATAA
- a CDS encoding c-type cytochrome: MKHLGKISVVLVLVLSMAACADKNSPNYQYMPNMYEPVGYETYQGVDNGLFPNGTEAMLPAENTISRGYMPYKFENTPEGKELARLNVSPLDSLQSEANLATGKELYDIYCAICHGPKGKGQGTLVKREKILGVPSYDDVARNITVGTTYHTIYYGLNSMGSYAAQFANEEEMWQVSEYVMKLKEDLTK, from the coding sequence ATGAAGCATTTAGGTAAAATAAGTGTTGTCTTGGTTTTGGTTTTGTCTATGGCCGCTTGTGCTGACAAGAACAGTCCAAACTATCAGTATATGCCAAACATGTACGAGCCTGTAGGTTATGAAACCTATCAGGGAGTAGATAATGGATTGTTCCCCAATGGAACAGAAGCTATGCTTCCAGCGGAAAATACAATCTCAAGAGGCTATATGCCATACAAGTTTGAAAATACTCCGGAAGGCAAAGAATTGGCAAGATTAAATGTGAGTCCTTTGGATTCACTGCAAAGCGAAGCCAATTTAGCTACGGGGAAAGAGCTCTATGATATTTATTGCGCCATTTGTCACGGACCAAAAGGTAAAGGACAGGGTACTTTGGTAAAAAGAGAAAAAATATTGGGTGTTCCCAGTTATGATGATGTTGCACGTAACATTACCGTGGGAACCACATACCATACTATTTATTACGGTTTAAATTCCATGGGTTCTTATGCGGCCCAGTTTGCCAATGAAGAGGAGATGTGGCAAGTTTCGGAATACGTAATGAAATTAAAGGAAGACCTAACAAAATAA
- a CDS encoding DUF3341 domain-containing protein yields the protein MASKVIQALYTDDDILMHAVKKVRAEHHHIEEVYTPFPVHGLDKAMGLEDTRIAITSFMYGCLGLTVAIVMMNYIMIEDWPQDIGGKPSFSYLENMPAFVPIMFELTVFFAAHLMVITFYLRSRMWPFKKAENPDVRTTDDHFLMELGIHDNEKELTALLWDTGAVEINVTEKDS from the coding sequence ATGGCATCAAAAGTTATACAGGCACTTTATACCGATGATGATATCTTGATGCATGCCGTAAAGAAGGTTAGGGCAGAGCACCATCATATTGAAGAAGTGTATACACCTTTCCCAGTGCATGGTTTGGATAAGGCAATGGGCTTGGAAGATACCCGAATAGCAATTACTTCCTTTATGTATGGATGTTTGGGACTTACCGTGGCCATTGTTATGATGAACTATATCATGATTGAGGATTGGCCCCAGGATATTGGCGGTAAACCAAGTTTTAGTTATTTGGAGAATATGCCGGCCTTTGTTCCTATTATGTTTGAATTGACGGTTTTCTTTGCAGCGCATTTAATGGTAATTACATTTTATTTAAGAAGTAGAATGTGGCCCTTTAAAAAAGCTGAAAATCCAGATGTGAGAACAACGGATGACCATTTTTTAATGGAATTGGGCATTCATGATAATGAAAAGGAACTTACAGCATTGTTGTGGGATACTGGAGCTGTGGAAATAAATGTTACAGAAAAGGATTCTTAA
- the nrfD gene encoding NrfD/PsrC family molybdoenzyme membrane anchor subunit: MASHYEAPIRKPLVLGDKGYHDVTVDIAAPVEGKANKHWWIVFTIALVAFLWGLGCIIYTISTGIGVWGLNKTVNWAWDITNFVWWVGIGHAGTLISAVLLLFRQKWRMAINRSAEAMTIFSVIQAGLFPIIHMGRPWLAYWVLPIPNQFGSLWVNFNSPLLWDVFAISTYLSVSLVFWWTGLLPDFAMIRDRAVKPFQKKIYSLLSFGWTGRAKDWQRFEEVSLVLAGLATPLVLSVHTIVSFDFATSVIPGWHTTIFPPYFVAGAIFSGFAMVNTLLIIMRKVCSLEAYITVQHIELMNIVIMITGSIVGCAYITELFIAWYSGVEYEQYAFLNRATGPYWWAYWSMMTCNVFSPQFMWFKKLRTSIMFSFFISIVVNIGMWFERFVIIVTSLHRDYLPSSWTMFSPTFVDIGIFIGTIGFFFVLFLLYSRTFPVIAQAEVKSILKASGEKYKKLRDAGKPLYEMPAKAGAKKEKAPKAEKPKSDEKQVSSLLDAIGSFDADTETADDLKKVKGIGPQMEQTLNQIGIFTFAQVSKMTKKEYDLLDSITGSFPGRAQRDDWAGQAKKLNAKK, encoded by the coding sequence ATGGCGTCGCATTACGAAGCACCTATTCGAAAGCCCTTAGTACTTGGAGACAAAGGTTACCATGATGTTACCGTGGATATCGCTGCTCCTGTAGAGGGAAAGGCCAACAAACATTGGTGGATTGTATTTACCATTGCTTTAGTTGCATTCCTTTGGGGTCTAGGATGTATTATTTATACCATTTCTACAGGTATTGGAGTTTGGGGTCTTAATAAGACGGTAAACTGGGCCTGGGATATTACAAACTTTGTTTGGTGGGTAGGTATTGGTCACGCAGGAACCTTGATTTCAGCAGTATTGCTGTTATTCAGACAAAAATGGAGAATGGCAATTAACCGTTCTGCGGAAGCAATGACCATTTTCTCTGTTATCCAGGCAGGTTTGTTTCCAATTATTCACATGGGTCGCCCATGGTTGGCCTATTGGGTACTTCCCATTCCAAACCAATTTGGTTCGTTATGGGTAAACTTTAACTCGCCATTGCTTTGGGATGTATTTGCGATTTCAACCTATCTATCCGTTTCCTTGGTATTCTGGTGGACAGGATTATTGCCAGATTTTGCCATGATTCGTGATAGGGCGGTAAAACCGTTCCAGAAGAAAATATATAGCTTGTTAAGCTTCGGTTGGACAGGTAGGGCCAAAGATTGGCAACGTTTTGAAGAAGTATCTTTGGTTTTGGCAGGTTTGGCAACACCACTTGTACTTTCAGTACACACCATTGTATCGTTTGACTTTGCCACTTCGGTGATTCCAGGTTGGCATACAACCATATTCCCACCGTATTTTGTTGCGGGTGCAATTTTCTCAGGATTCGCTATGGTGAACACACTTCTTATTATTATGAGAAAAGTGTGTAGCCTTGAAGCATACATAACCGTACAGCATATTGAATTGATGAACATTGTAATCATGATTACAGGTTCAATTGTTGGATGTGCCTATATCACCGAGTTGTTTATTGCTTGGTATTCTGGAGTTGAATACGAACAGTATGCATTTTTAAATAGGGCAACAGGACCTTACTGGTGGGCTTATTGGTCTATGATGACTTGTAATGTGTTTTCACCACAGTTTATGTGGTTCAAAAAATTGCGTACAAGTATCATGTTCTCATTCTTCATTTCAATTGTTGTAAACATAGGGATGTGGTTTGAGCGATTTGTGATCATTGTAACTTCATTGCATAGAGATTACTTGCCTTCATCTTGGACAATGTTCTCTCCAACATTTGTGGATATTGGAATATTTATAGGTACCATAGGTTTCTTCTTTGTATTGTTCCTATTATATTCAAGAACATTCCCTGTAATTGCACAGGCAGAGGTTAAATCAATTTTGAAAGCTTCAGGGGAGAAGTACAAGAAACTAAGGGATGCTGGAAAACCTTTATATGAAATGCCAGCTAAGGCCGGTGCTAAAAAGGAAAAAGCTCCAAAGGCAGAAAAACCTAAATCAGATGAGAAGCAAGTTTCCTCGCTACTGGATGCCATTGGTTCCTTTGATGCAGATACGGAAACTGCCGATGATTTGAAAAAAGTTAAGGGAATAGGACCTCAAATGGAGCAAACCTTGAACCAAATAGGAATTTTTACGTTTGCGCAAGTAAGTAAAATGACTAAAAAAGAATATGACTTGTTAGACTCCATCACTGGTTCGTTCCCTGGAAGGGCGCAACGTGATGATTGGGCAGGACAGGCAAAAAAATTAAACGCTAAAAAATAA